A stretch of the Rhizomicrobium sp. genome encodes the following:
- a CDS encoding 2OG-Fe(II) oxygenase, with product MSATAGDRGRGGFLPMLVKPDWLGPEAADALLRYAIEREMCYEPAAVLHEGAVRVDANLRSALKLPSLGPFEALLRSRALDIKSELQQAFGMNPFEATQVEIEMVSHGDGAHFRRHVDTFLGPVRQRRPRILTLVLYLNRRPAGFTGGALRMYAVGTSQTRDILPDHNLMVAFPSIAPHSVEPILCRDGAFADRRFAVNMWIHG from the coding sequence ATGAGCGCAACTGCCGGCGATCGTGGCCGCGGCGGCTTTCTGCCGATGCTCGTCAAGCCGGACTGGCTGGGCCCCGAGGCGGCGGACGCGCTGTTGCGCTACGCAATTGAGCGGGAGATGTGCTACGAGCCCGCCGCCGTGCTCCATGAAGGTGCGGTCCGCGTCGATGCCAATCTTCGCAGCGCGCTGAAATTGCCGAGCCTCGGCCCTTTCGAGGCATTGCTGAGATCCCGCGCTCTGGATATCAAGAGCGAACTCCAGCAGGCATTCGGGATGAACCCGTTCGAGGCCACGCAGGTGGAGATTGAAATGGTGTCGCACGGGGACGGCGCGCATTTCCGTCGGCATGTCGATACCTTCCTCGGCCCAGTTCGACAGCGAAGGCCGCGCATACTGACCCTGGTTCTCTATCTGAACCGTCGGCCGGCCGGCTTTACGGGCGGGGCCCTGCGGATGTACGCGGTGGGCACTTCTCAAACCAGGGACATCCTTCCCGACCACAACCTCATGGTCGCCTTCCCTTCGATTGCACCCCATTCGGTCGAGCCCATTCTTTGCCGTGATGGGGCTTTCGCGGACCGCCGCTTCGCGGTCAATATGTGGATCCATGGCTGA
- a CDS encoding PqqD family protein: MKWHADQLTAEIDGQMVVMGLLQGKYVGFDGVASEIWRRLERPQTVSELCDGLVRDFDGDGAVIAQDTIDLISRLREYGLIDIEAGGAE, from the coding sequence GTGAAGTGGCATGCCGATCAGCTAACCGCAGAGATCGACGGACAGATGGTGGTGATGGGGTTGCTTCAGGGCAAATATGTCGGATTTGACGGTGTGGCGTCCGAAATCTGGCGCCGTCTGGAGCGCCCCCAAACCGTGTCGGAATTGTGCGACGGGCTGGTGCGGGACTTCGACGGCGACGGCGCCGTGATCGCGCAGGACACCATCGACCTGATTTCGCGGCTCCGCGAGTATGGCCTTATCGACATCGAAGCGGGCGGCGCCGAATAG